A section of the Malania oleifera isolate guangnan ecotype guangnan chromosome 2, ASM2987363v1, whole genome shotgun sequence genome encodes:
- the LOC131147950 gene encoding uncharacterized protein LOC131147950: protein MGSKKGENPRFGDGASPGKIFIGGLAKDTSLDTFTKYFAKYGEITDSVILKDRQTGRPRGFGFITYGDPSVVDKVIEETHIINGKQVEIKRTIPKGSHDFKTKKIFVGGIPTSVSEDEFKDFFSKHGKVVEHEIIRDHATKRSRGFGFIVFDSEQAVDKILANGNMIDMAGTKVEIKKAEPKKPSNPASVPAFGSDTRARTYNDGFGGFGDTYSGFGSGGFGPPSYRSLEGFGSRFGDYGGYGSGGGGGGGSGVGGASEFGGGYGGLGGSAYRGEPSFGYSSRFGSYAGGLGGGYGGSGLGAFGRGGGGGGSYGSYGSGSSGGYDASPGAGYGGAGGFYGSRAGYSGGSRYHPYAR from the exons ATGGGCTCGAAGAAGGGTGAGAATCCCCGATTCGGAGATGGAGCCAGTCCCGG AAAAATTTTCATTGGTGGGCTGGCCAAAGATACATCCCTAG ATACTTTCACGAAGTATTTCGCGAAATATGGAGAGATTACAGATTCGGTAATATTGAAAGATCGACAAACTGGTCGGcctaggggttttgggtttataacCTATGGTGATCCTTCTGTTGTTGACAAGGTTATTGAAGAAACGCACATTATTAATGGCAAGCAG GTTGAGATCAAAAGAACCATTCCAAAAGGTTCTCATGATTTCAAGACTAAGAAAATTTTTGTGGGAGGGATTCCTACTTCAGTCAGTGAAG ATGAGTTCAAAGATTTCTTTTCAAAGCATGGGAAGGTGGTAGAACATGAGATTATACGTGATCATGCAACGAAGCGCTCTCGAGGTTTTGGATTTATTGTATTTGACAGTGAACAGGCGGTTGATAAGATACTGGCTAATGGAAATATGATTGATATGGCTGGTACAAAG GTTGAGATCAAGAAGGCTGAGCCAAAGAAACCCTCAAACCCAGCATCTGTTCCTGCATTTGGTAGTGACACTAGGGCGCGTACATACAATGATGGTTTTGGTGGATTTGGCGACACTTATAGTGGTTTTGGTAGTGGTGGATTTGGCCCTCCTTCCTATAGGTCCCTTGAGGGTTTTGGCAGTAGGTTTGGTGATTATGGTGGGTATGGTAGTGGTGGTGGTGGCGGTGGCGGCAGTGGTGTAGGGGGTGCAAGTGAATTTGGTGGTGGTTATGGAGGTTTGGGTGGTAGTGCTTACAGAGGAGAACCCTCCTTTGGCTATTCTAGTCGCTTTGGTTCTTATGCTGGAGGGCTTGGTGGGGGATATGGTGGGAGTGGATTAGGTGCATTTGGTCGTGGTGGTGGCGGCGGTGGCAGCTATGGGAGTTATGGCTCAGGCTCTAGTGGTGGTTATGATGCAAGCCCAGGTGCTGGTTATGGTGGCGCGGGAGGATTTTATGGGAGTAGGGCAGGTTATAGTGGTGGTAGTCGTTACCATCCTTATGCAAGGTAG